From Spartobacteria bacterium, a single genomic window includes:
- a CDS encoding HAD family phosphatase produces MDRSRRTEFMDTLAVIFDWDGVIVDSREYHDRSWKQMAQENGYMLDDDFYVHCFGMRNCETIMDYLKWTSDAEEAERLSQRKEVLYLEHLRNKGIEPLPGVRELLQLLHEQGIPHAVASSSSRENIEGALEAAHLANAFDAICTAADVQAGKPAPDIFLFAAQQLGLPPSRCVVIEDAPVGVAAGKAAGMKVVAVTNSHPAERLYEADCVIDAMSELSLSFLKQLVGAADA; encoded by the coding sequence ATGGATCGTAGCAGGAGAACAGAATTTATGGATACATTGGCGGTGATTTTTGACTGGGATGGTGTGATTGTCGATTCTCGGGAGTACCACGACCGAAGCTGGAAGCAAATGGCGCAAGAGAATGGCTATATGCTCGACGATGATTTTTATGTGCATTGTTTTGGCATGCGCAACTGTGAAACGATTATGGATTATCTGAAATGGACCAGCGATGCGGAGGAGGCGGAACGTTTGTCGCAAAGGAAAGAAGTCCTGTATCTGGAGCATCTCCGCAACAAGGGAATCGAGCCGCTGCCAGGTGTTCGTGAACTGCTTCAGCTTCTTCATGAACAGGGGATTCCACATGCGGTGGCGTCGTCTTCCAGTCGCGAAAATATTGAAGGTGCGCTGGAGGCGGCTCATTTGGCCAATGCTTTTGATGCCATTTGTACTGCGGCGGATGTCCAGGCTGGAAAGCCGGCTCCTGATATCTTTTTGTTTGCGGCGCAGCAGCTGGGATTGCCGCCATCGCGATGTGTTGTCATCGAGGATGCCCCCGTGGGGGTTGCCGCAGGGAAGGCGGCCGGCATGAAGGTGGTTGCCGTGACGAATTCCCATCCGGCCGAGAGACTCTATGAGGCGGACTGCGTTATTGATGCGATGAGTGAATTGTCGCTGTCTTTCTTGAAGCAGCTGGTTGGTGCGGCTGATGCCTAA